ACCGGCATGCCGGCGAGCGAACTGTTCGCGCTGTACGGCCAGGCGGGCTACCGCCGGATCGAGCAGCGCACGCTGGAACGGGTGATCCGCGACAACGAACGCGGCGTCATCTCGGTGGGCGGCGGCGTCGTCGCCCAGCAGGAAACCTACGACATGCTGCTGTCGAACTGCCTGACCGTGTGGGTGAAGGCGCAGCCGGAAGAACACATGGCCCGCGTGATGGCCCAGGGCGACCTGCGGCCGATGGCGGGCAACGACGAGGCGATGGAAGACCTCAAGCGCATTCTCGAAGCGCGCGAGCCGCTCTACGCCAAGGCGGACACCGTGATCGACACCTCGGGCGAGACGGTGGACGAGAGTTTCATGAAGTTAAGACAGCTCGTCATGAGCTGAACCCCAAAGAAGAGGAGACAGAAAGTGGAAGCTGCAAGCGCCAACAAGATCGAACCCGTCGATTACCGCACCGAACCGTCGCGCTACAAGCACTGGAAGCTCGACGTGAACGGTGAAGTCGCCACGCTGACGCTCAACATCGACGAAGACGGCGGCATCCGCCCCGGCTACAAGCTGAAGTTGAACTCGTACGACCTCGGCGTCGACATCGAGCTGCACGACGCGCTGCAGCGCATCCGCTTCGAAAACCCCGGCGTCAAGACCGTGGTGTTCACCTCCGGCAAGCCGAAGATCTTCTGTTCCGGCGCCAACATCTACATGCTGGGCGTCTCCACCCACGCCTGGAAGGTGAACTTCTGCAAGTTCACCAACGAAACCCGTAACGGCATCGAGGACGCCAGCCAGTACTCCGGCCTCAAGTTCATCGCCGCGTGCAACGGCACCACCGCCGGCGGCGGCTACGAGCTGGCGCTGGCCTGCGACGAGATCGTGCTGGTCGACGACCGCAACTCCTCCGTGTCGCTGCCGGAAGTCCCGCTGCTGGGCGTGCTGCCCGGCACCGGCGGCCTCACCCGCGTCACCGACAAGCGCAAGGTGCGCCGCGACCACGCCGACATCTTCTGCACCATCTCCGAAGGCGTGCGCGGCCAGCGTGCGAAGGACTGGCGCCTGGTCGACGACGTGGTCAAGGCCCAGCAGTTCGGCGAGCACATCGCCAAGCGCGCCGCCGAACTGGCCAAGCTGTCCGACCGCCCGAGCGGTGCCAAGGGCGTGGCGCTGCCGACGCTGGAGCGCACCGTGGATGCCAGCGGCTACCACTATGAGTTCGTCGATGCGGTGATCGACGCCGCCGGTCGCACGGTCACGCTGACCGTGCGCGCGCCGTCCGCCGTCAGCGCGAAGACCGCCGCCGAGATCGAAGCCCAGGGCGCCAACTGGTGGCCGCTGAAGATGGCGCGCGAACTCGACGACGCCATCCTCAACCTGCGCACCAACCACCTCGACATCGGCCTGTGGCAGCTGCGCACCGAAGGCAACGCCCAGGTCGTGCTCGACATCGACGCCACCATCGTTGCCAACCAGGGCAACTGGTTCGTGCGCGAAACGCTGGGCATGCTGCGCCGCACGCTGGCCCGCATCGATGTGTCCTCGCGCAGCCTGTACGCGCTGATCGAGCCGGGCTCCTGCTTCGCCGGCACCCTGCTGGAAGTGGCGCTCGCCGCCGACCGTTCCTACATGCTCGACACCACCACCGCGCCCAACGCCATCGGCCTGTCGGCGATGAACTTCGGCCCGCTGCCGATGGTGAACGGCCTGTCGCGCATCGCCGCCCGCTTCTACCAGGAAGAGGCGCCGGTCGCCGCGGTGAAGGCGAAGGAAGGCAGCCTGCTGACCGCCGCCGAAGCCTACGAGCTGGGCCTGGTCACCGCGATCCCGGACGACCTCGACTGGGCCGACGAAGTGCGCATCGCGGTCGAGGAACGCGCCGCGCTGTCGCCGGACGCGCTCACCGGCCTCGAAGCCAACCTGCGCTTCGGCATCACCGAAACCATGAACACCCGCATCTTCGGCCGCCTCTCGGCCTGGCAGAACTGGATCTTCATCCGCCCCAACGCCGTCGGCGAAAACGGCGCGCTGAAGCTCTTCGGTTCCGGCAAGAAGGCCCAGTTCGACTGGAACCGGGTGTAAGGCACACGCCGGGCGCCCATCAGTCCCGGGCGCCCGGCAACCGCATCCCTCGGTCAACCGCGTGGCAAGCCGTCCCCCTGCCGTAGCAGGCGGCGCCTTGGCGTGGTTCAGGAGGTCAGTAGCACACAGGTGAAATCCGGGCGGGACCGTCGCCCCGAAGCGCGGCCCGCATCATCGAGAATCTGGAGGAGCAGACAGACATGAGCATCAACTACAGCGAACGCATCCCGAACAACGTCAACCTGTCGGAAAACAAGACCCTGCAGCGCGCCCTGGAACACTGGCAGCCCGCCTTCCTGCAGTGGTGGGACGACATGGGTCCGGACGGCTCGACCAACTACGACGTCTACCTGCGCACCGCGATCAGCGTGGACCCGACCGGCTGGGCGCACTTCGAACACGTCAAGATGCCGGACTACCGCTGGGGCATCTTCCTGACCCCGCAGGAAGCCGGCAAGAAGATCACCTTCGGCGACCACAAGGGCGAAGACGTGTGGCAGGAAGTGCCGGGCGAATACCGCTCCACCCTGCGCCGCATCATCGTCACCCAGGGTGACACCGAGCCGGCCTCGGTCGAACAGCAGCGCCACCTTGGCCTCACCGCGCCGTCGCTGTACGACCTGCGCAACCTGTTCCAGGTGAACGTGGAAGAAGGCCGTCACCTGTGGGCGATGGTGTATCTGCTGCACGCCCACTTCGGCCGCGACGGCCGCGAAGAAGGCGAAGCCCTGCTCGAGCGCCGTTCGGGTGACGAGGACAACCCCCGCATCCTCACGGCGTTCAACGAGAAGACCCCGGACTGGCTGTCCTTCTTCATGTTCACCTTCATCACCGACCGCGACGGCAAGTACCAGCTCGCCTCGCTGGCCGAATCCGCCTTCGACCCGCTGGCGCGCACCTGCAAGTTCATGCTGACCGAAGAAGCGCACCACCTCTTCGT
Above is a window of Azoarcus olearius DNA encoding:
- the boxC gene encoding 2,3-epoxybenzoyl-CoA dihydrolase; the encoded protein is MEAASANKIEPVDYRTEPSRYKHWKLDVNGEVATLTLNIDEDGGIRPGYKLKLNSYDLGVDIELHDALQRIRFENPGVKTVVFTSGKPKIFCSGANIYMLGVSTHAWKVNFCKFTNETRNGIEDASQYSGLKFIAACNGTTAGGGYELALACDEIVLVDDRNSSVSLPEVPLLGVLPGTGGLTRVTDKRKVRRDHADIFCTISEGVRGQRAKDWRLVDDVVKAQQFGEHIAKRAAELAKLSDRPSGAKGVALPTLERTVDASGYHYEFVDAVIDAAGRTVTLTVRAPSAVSAKTAAEIEAQGANWWPLKMARELDDAILNLRTNHLDIGLWQLRTEGNAQVVLDIDATIVANQGNWFVRETLGMLRRTLARIDVSSRSLYALIEPGSCFAGTLLEVALAADRSYMLDTTTAPNAIGLSAMNFGPLPMVNGLSRIAARFYQEEAPVAAVKAKEGSLLTAAEAYELGLVTAIPDDLDWADEVRIAVEERAALSPDALTGLEANLRFGITETMNTRIFGRLSAWQNWIFIRPNAVGENGALKLFGSGKKAQFDWNRV
- the boxB gene encoding benzoyl-CoA 2,3-epoxidase subunit BoxB; the protein is MSINYSERIPNNVNLSENKTLQRALEHWQPAFLQWWDDMGPDGSTNYDVYLRTAISVDPTGWAHFEHVKMPDYRWGIFLTPQEAGKKITFGDHKGEDVWQEVPGEYRSTLRRIIVTQGDTEPASVEQQRHLGLTAPSLYDLRNLFQVNVEEGRHLWAMVYLLHAHFGRDGREEGEALLERRSGDEDNPRILTAFNEKTPDWLSFFMFTFITDRDGKYQLASLAESAFDPLARTCKFMLTEEAHHLFVGESGIARVIQRTCEVMQQLKTDDKAKLRAAGVIDLPTLQKYLNFHFSVTSDLYGNEVSSNAATYYTTGLKGRFEETKIDDDHKLQNAEYEVPEVAGDTLGTRKVGALSALNERLRDDWIADVQAGVDRWNRIPAKFGIDFKFTLPHKGFHRAIGMFTDVHVSPDGRMLSEAEWTHQHLNWLPSDEDRLYVHSLMGRCLEPGKFANWIAPPSRGINNQPVNFEYVRFN